The genomic window GGTCATATGCTAACGGATATTTCCGTTTTAGCTGCATCTACGGTTACTGCGATTTTAATGCGCAAAAAGCCTAATGCAAAGCGCACTTGGGGGTGGGCAAGGCTAGAAGTGATTACTGCTGCAGCTGGCGCTCTTGTGCTTCTTTTTGTAGGCGTTTATGCGATTGTGGAGTCGGGGATGCGTCTTTTTGGCGCAAGTCATAATGAAATTCACGGTGTAAGTCAGCTGCTTTTCTTTGGTATTCTAGGTCTTCTTGCAAATATTGCTTCGCTTATAATTCTTGTTTCTCAATCTAAAGACAATATGAATATGCGAGCAGCGTTTTTGGAAGTTATGAACGATGCTTTAGGCTCTGTAGCAGTAGTTGTTTCTGCATTAGTTATGATAGCTACAAATTGGAGCGGTTTCGACGCTGTAGCTGGCGGAATTATAGCAATTTTGATGATTCCTAGAGCGTTGCACTTGCTTAAAAATGCTGTAAAAGTTTTGCTTGAGCAAACGCCGGAAGGATTGGATATAGAAAAAGTTCGCGATCATCTTGAACACGTTCCTCATGTTCTTGCTGTTCACGATTTGCATGCAAGTACTGTTTCTACAGGAATGCCTATTTTTATGGCACATGTTGTTGTAGAGCGCGATTTAACAATGGATCAGTGTGCTGATATTTTAAGCCAGCTTCAAGATTGTTTGCGTGAGCATTTTCCAGTTTCTGTTTCGCACACCACATTCCAACTAGAACCTGAAGGATATACCACTCAAAGTTCGTCGGAACATCATGAGTAGTTTCGTTGAGTAGTTTTGTATTGCAACATTTACGCGTGTTGTAACTATATGTAAAGTAGAGTGATATTATGCCGTTAAAAGAGTTAATAGACAACGCGCATAGCGATCGCGTTAAGCGTATTTGCGCAATAAGTCGTGCAAAATCGCGAGTGGATGGGCGCTTTTTAGTAGAAGGTCCGCAAAGCGTTAGGGAAGCGGTAAGGTACGCGCATAAGTCGATTCTAGACATTTACGTTTTGCAAGATGCTGTTAATAGTGACTACATTGATGTCAATTCTTTTAAAAATCTTAAAAATGGCATTTTGCAAAATGGATCTTTAGAAACAATAAGCAAAATTGTTGACGAATCCTTAAAAAATCAGTGCTATGTGCACCCTGCAACAGCAGAAGTTATGCATAAGATCAGTACGGATTGTCAAGGGATTGTTGCCGTTTGTGATTCTACTATTTTAGATAAAGAATTTATAAAAGAATTTAATAGTATTGGGGTAGAAAGCAAATATAAGTCTGGTTTTGCTTATGATCCTATATTGATTGCAGCCTGCTGGCAGGTAAGAGACCCTGGCAACGCTGGTGCGATTATTCGCGTTGCAGATGTAGCTGGTTGTAGTGCCGTTGTTTTTGTTGACGATTGCGTGAATCGTTTTAATTCAAAGCTTGTTCGTTCTACTGCAGGCTCATTATTCCATTTGCCAGTAGTGACAATGAGTGAGGATGATTGGTTTGATTGGACAAAGTCATTAAAAATAAGGGTTATTGCAGCTGATATTTATGGAACGGAAAATAAAAAACCAAAGTCTTTTGCAAATCTTCTAAAACCACTAAGTGATGATTTAAATAAAGGATATAACGAAGGATCTAATGCAATATTATTTGGAAACGAAGCCAGAGGATTGCCAGAAGAAATATTAAATAGAGTAGACGAAATATCGGTAATACCTATTTACGGAAAAGCAGAATCAATGAACTTGGCAACCAGCGCTGCAGTAATGCTAATGGGCTTGGCTATGTCTAGTCATGAGCGAAAAATGTAGATTTGAGACGTTTTTTGAATGCTTCACAAAAGTACACATAACACGGATAGGAAGGGTGCTGTGGCAAGTAGTAAGCCGTTCGACGCGAAGGCAATTACAAAGGTAGTAAAAGAGGGTATAGCTTGTGTTCAAGCCGCTAAAACAATGGAAGAGTTGAAAGCGGCAAAAACTAAGTATGCAGGAGCTCAGTCTGCAATGACCCTTGCCAGCAAGTCTATTGGAAGTCTTCAAGTAGAAGAAAAGAAAGAAGCTGGCAAGATAATGTCGGCTTTACGCGCTGATTTTGGTCGTGAATTTGCAGCAGCCCAAGAGCGTATTAAGGCTATTGAAGAAGCTAATATGCTTCAAAAAGAAACAGTCGATATGACCTTGCCAATAAATCGTAAGCCGCTTGGCGCTCGCCATCCGATTGCGCGTATTATTGAAGACTTTGAAGACTTCTTTGTGTCTATGGGTTGGCAGATTTCTGCAGGACCAGAGGTAGAAACAGAGTGGTTCGATTTTGACGCGTTGAATTTTGGTCCAGATCATCCTGCTCGTCAAATGCAAGATACTTTTTATGTGCAAGGTAATCAGGCAAAGGATGCTGCAGGATTTGTTGGATCTAACATGGTTTTGCGTACGCAAACTTCTTCCGATCAGGTTCGTGCGTTAATTGAGCGAGGAGTACCTCTGTATATTGCGTCCCCAGGCCGAGTATTCCGCACGGATGAGCTTGATGCAACGCATACTCCAGTCTTCCACCAGTGCGAAGCTTTGGCAGTAGATAAACATTTGAGCATGGCTGATTTAAAGGGTGTTCTTGATCGCCTTGCTGTTGCAATGTTTGGTCCAGATGCAAAAAGCCGTTTGCGCCCAAGCTACTTCCCGTTCACGGAGCCTAGTGCGGAGTTGGATCTTTGGTTCCCAGATAAGAAGGGTGGCCCAGGTTGGATTGAATGGGGCGGATGCGGAATGGTGAATCCGAATGTTCTTAAGTCTGCAGGCTTAGACCCAGATGTTTATACGGGATTTGCTTTCGGTGTTGGCTTGGAGCGCACTTTGCTGCTTCGTCACGATATTAACGATATGCACGATTTGGTTGAAGGCGATAAGCGCTTCAGTGAACAGTTTGTGATGGGAGAGTAGTACTCATGCCAATGGTAGATATTGACTGGCTTAAAGATCATGTTGAAGTGCCAGAAGGTTTGACTTACGAGCAGCTTGCTAAAGATTTGGTGCGAGTTGGCTTAGAAGAAGAAGAGATTCACGACTCTCAAGTTACAGGTCCTATTGTTGTAGGATACGTCGTTGATGCTACTCCTGAGCCGCAAAAAAATGGCAAAATTATTAATTGGTGCCATGTTGATGTTGGAGATAAATACAACGAGGTAGACGAAAATGGTAATAAGGTTCCTCGTGGAATTATTTGCGGTGCTCCAAACATGGCTGCTGGAGAAAAAGTTGTTGTAACTCTTCCTGGGGCAGTTTTGCCTGGCGATTTTAAGATTGAGCCTCGCAAAACTTACGGCCACATTTCTAATGGAATGTGCGCATCCGAGCGCGAGCTTGGTTTGGGAGATAGCCACGATGGCATTATTTTGCTTCGCGAATACGGTTTCTCTAAAGCTGAATATGATGCTTTGAAACCTGGAGACGACGCAATGTCGCTTCTTCACTTAAACAAGCCTTTGCTGGAAATTAACATCACTCCTGATCGTGGATACGCGTTTTCTTATAGGGGTGTTGCGCGCGAATATCACCATTCAACTGGTGCAACTTACACTGATCCAGTAATTGAACTTAATAATAAAGCTGATCAAGTAGTTTCTATGTCTGATGGAGCTTCTAAAGATATAGAAGTTAGTATTGAAGATAATAATCCTATTCATGGTGTTGTTGGATGCGACCGTTACTACGCTCGCGTTGTTAGAAACTTTAATCCAGATTCTTCTAGCCCTAATTGGATGCGTAGGCGTTTAACTCGTGCTGGAATGCGTGGTATATCTCTTGCAGTAGACGTTACAAATTACGTAATGCTCGACTTAGGTCAGCCTCTTCACGCTTATGATTTAGATAAGATTGAAGGTCCTATTGTTGTTCGCCGCGCTAAAGCTGGAGAGCGTTTAACAACTTTAGATGGCAAAGACAGAGAGCTTAACGTTGAGGACTTGCTTATTTGCGATTCTCCAAAGGGAAATCACGGTTCGCGTGTTCTTGGACTTGCTGGCGTAATGGGCGGAATGTATGGAGAAGTAACGAGCGAAACGAAGAATATTCTTGTTGAAGCTGCACACTTTGACCCCGTTTCTATTGCACGTACAGCTCGTAGACATAAGCTTCCAACTGAGGCATCTCGCAGGTTTGAGCGTGGCGTTGATACTGCTTTGCAGCCAGCAGCTGCGCAAATGGCTGTTACAATGCTCAGCGATTTTGGTTCTGGAGAGCCTTCTAATACGCCTACAGACGTAAACAATACTGTTGATAGAAGTGTTATTGTTTTCAAAGCTAGCGAAGTAGAGCGTGTTTCTGGCTTAAGCATTGATTTGAATCGTATTAGCGATATTCTTACGGATATTGGTTGCTCTGTTGCTGGCGGCGGAAACGGATCCTTCTCTGTTTTGCCTCCAACTTGGCGCCCAGACTTAAATGAGCCATGCGATTTGGTCGAAGAAATCGCGCGCTTGGTTGGCTACGATGAGATTCCTGTTAAGGTTCCAGCTGTTCCTGTTACTGGCAAAACTGGTTTAACGCAAGATCAAGCAACTCGTAGAGCTATTGCATATGAACTTGCTGAAATGGGCTTGATTGAATCTTTGAGCTACCCGTTTGTTGGTCAGGAAGATTTTAAAGCTTTCCGTGAAGACGTTGATTCTGTTGCTAAAGTCAGCGTAAAAATCGCAAATCCTTTGGCTGGCGATCGTCCTTGGCTTCGAAGGAATGTTCTTACCACTTTAGCTGGAACGGTTCGCAGAAATATTCGTCGTGGCTTAAGTGATGTTTCTCTTTATGAGCTTGGTCACGTGTATTTTGCGGATCCTAATGCTCCAGCTATTCCTGCTTTGCCTGGTTCGGTTCGTCCTACGGATGCTCAGCTTGCTGCGTTGGATGCAGGTTTGCCTGAGCAGCCTTTGCATGTTGCAGCTCTTTTAACTGGTAATGCTGAAGAAACAGGTTGGCTTGGAACTCATAGAGAAGTTGATTGGAGTGATGCTGTAGAAGCTGTTAATCGTTTAGGAAAGCGAATCGGCGTTGCTTTTGACGTTCGTCAGATTAATTCTGATGATGTTCCTGCTTCTTGGCATCCAGGTCGTACCGCGAAGGTGTATATTCCTGTTGATGGTGCCGACGATGTTGAAATTGGTATTGTTGGAGAGCTTCATCCTCAGGTTGATGAGAATTTGGGTTTGCCAAAGCACTCTGCAGCATTCGAGCTTGATTTGAGCGCATTGTTTGATGCTATGCAAGTTAAGCCTGTTCAGGCAAAACCTGTTTCTACATTCCCTCCTGTTAAGCAGGACTTCGCGTTTGTTGCTCCTTCTTCTTTGACTGCTCACGATTTAAAGGAAGCTATTGTTAAAGCTTCTGGTGATTTGCTTGAGTCTGTAGAGTTGTTCGATGTTTATGAAGGCGAACAACTTGGAGAAGGGCTAAGATCTCTTGCTTATTCTGTAACATTTAGGGCTGCTGATAGAACGCTTTCTAGCGATGATATGGAAGCGGTTCGAGAGGCTATTACAAAGTCTGCTCAAAAATTGCATGCAACATTGCGAGTATAAGTTCGAGTATAAGTTACAGAGTCGCGTTTTTTAAATTAATACGGCTGAATGATTAGTATTATCTGGTTGTTCAGCCGTATTTTTTAGTAAATAAAATAGTATTTATGGCTTTGTTAAAATGTATATATTCATGAATATATTTATGTATTCATGTATATTAGATTGGAGTGCTCTTTAGAAAGGTATTGCCAATTATGGTTGAGTCTAATAGGAAGTCAAATAATTTTAGTAGCGATGATGCGCTTAATCATAGTTATGTGAATGAAGATAATAATTTTGACGATGCTTTTGATGATAATGACGATTTTGGTTCTATTGAATCCGCTGGAAAGCAGCGTCCTACGACTAAAGCTGCACGTTTAAATGCGATTGAACAGGCGCTTTTAAGTGAGGTTATTACTTCACAGTCTCAGCTTGCTAAAGTTTTGGCTCGTCATGGTTTTGAGGTTACTCAAGCAACTTTGAGTAGAGATTTGGATGAAATAAATGCGGTTAAAATTCGTCTTACAGACGGCAGAATTGCTTATGTTCTAGGAGATGGAACTGGTAATCGTCACGCAATGGATACCGTTAGGATTGATCAACAGGTTGCTAGGACTCTTTCTGGTCTTATTACAGAAGTTGGATTTGCTAATAATATTGTTGTGATTCACACTCCTTCGGGCGCTGCTCAATATGTTGCAAGTGTTATTGATAGGCAGCCTTTAAAAGGTATTTTAGGTTCGGTTGCTGGCGATGATACAGTGCTTATGGTTTGTGTTTCTAACGAAGAAGCAGAAGATAGAGCTAATTGGATGCTTTCAGTTGCATCTAGGTGATTTTGTATTAGTTTATTCATTTTATAGTTATATTTGTGTCTAATATGCATCGATGGATGTTGAATTTATAATACTTGCTGCAAAGACCACAGTGTTGTGGTTTTGCACTTTGTTATAGTGTAATCAATTGCATAAGTATTATTTTTATTGTCTTATTTTTTTAAATATTATTTTTCGGAATGTAATAAAAACGTTGTATTTCTAAGCGTGTTGAGATTTTATCTATGGTTGTATAATATACTATATATCGTTTATTTATTCAATATATGACCTTGGGAGGTCACTATGACTAGTAAGAAACGTATTGTATTGGCGTATTCGGGTGGCCTCGATACATCTGTAGCTATTCCGTACCTTAAAGAGCAAACAGGTCAAGACGTTGTAGCTGTGTCACTAAACGTTGGTCAAGGTGGAGAAGCGCTCGAAGTCATTAAAAATCGCGCTTTGGCTTGTGGTGCTGTTGAATCGTATGTAGTTGATGCTCGTGAAGAATTTGCGGATAACTATTGCATGCTCGCATTAAAAGCAAATGCAATGTACGAAGACGTGTATCCTTTAGTTTCCGCGCTTTCTAGGCCGCTTATCACTCGTCACTTAGTTCACGCAGCGCACGAATTTGATGCTGATACAATCGCACACGGTTGCACTGGCAAAGGAAACGATCAGGTTCGTTTTGAAGTTGCAATCCAGTCTTTGAATCCAGATTTAAAGGCAATTAGCCCAATTCGCGATTTGTCGCTTACTCGCGATGTGGAAATCGCTTTTGCAAACGAGCACAAGCTTCCGATTACTCAAAGCAAGAAAAGCCCATATTCTATAGACCAAAATGTTTGGGGAAGGGCTATTGAAACAGGCTTTTTGGAAGATCCGTGGAATGCTCCAACCGAAGAATGCTACTCTTACACAAAGAATCCTTTGGAAGCTACAACTCCAGACGAAGTTACAATCACGTTTGAAAAAGGTATTCCAGTTGCAATTGACGGTCATAGCGTAACTCCATTGCAAGCAATCGAAGAAATGAACAAAAGAGCTGGGGCACAAGGAATCGGTAGAATCGACATTATTGAAGATCGTCTAGTTGGCATTAAGTCTCGCGAATTGTACGAAGTTCCAGGCGCGCAAGCTTTGATTACGGCTCATCAAGAGCTTGAGAATTGCTGCTTGGAGCGCGAACAGCATAGGCTTAAGCGTGCTCTTGAT from Gardnerella vaginalis ATCC 14018 = JCM 11026 includes these protein-coding regions:
- a CDS encoding cation diffusion facilitator family transporter — encoded protein: MNNHHLSNSSSEILEKNDLSTSGTNAASLQDAISASHAHQHKLSLSLALTSIVFLAEVIGSILTNSISLLIDAGHMLTDISVLAASTVTAILMRKKPNAKRTWGWARLEVITAAAGALVLLFVGVYAIVESGMRLFGASHNEIHGVSQLLFFGILGLLANIASLIILVSQSKDNMNMRAAFLEVMNDALGSVAVVVSALVMIATNWSGFDAVAGGIIAILMIPRALHLLKNAVKVLLEQTPEGLDIEKVRDHLEHVPHVLAVHDLHASTVSTGMPIFMAHVVVERDLTMDQCADILSQLQDCLREHFPVSVSHTTFQLEPEGYTTQSSSEHHE
- a CDS encoding TrmH family RNA methyltransferase, with the protein product MPLKELIDNAHSDRVKRICAISRAKSRVDGRFLVEGPQSVREAVRYAHKSILDIYVLQDAVNSDYIDVNSFKNLKNGILQNGSLETISKIVDESLKNQCYVHPATAEVMHKISTDCQGIVAVCDSTILDKEFIKEFNSIGVESKYKSGFAYDPILIAACWQVRDPGNAGAIIRVADVAGCSAVVFVDDCVNRFNSKLVRSTAGSLFHLPVVTMSEDDWFDWTKSLKIRVIAADIYGTENKKPKSFANLLKPLSDDLNKGYNEGSNAILFGNEARGLPEEILNRVDEISVIPIYGKAESMNLATSAAVMLMGLAMSSHERKM
- the pheS gene encoding phenylalanine--tRNA ligase subunit alpha, which encodes MLHKSTHNTDRKGAVASSKPFDAKAITKVVKEGIACVQAAKTMEELKAAKTKYAGAQSAMTLASKSIGSLQVEEKKEAGKIMSALRADFGREFAAAQERIKAIEEANMLQKETVDMTLPINRKPLGARHPIARIIEDFEDFFVSMGWQISAGPEVETEWFDFDALNFGPDHPARQMQDTFYVQGNQAKDAAGFVGSNMVLRTQTSSDQVRALIERGVPLYIASPGRVFRTDELDATHTPVFHQCEALAVDKHLSMADLKGVLDRLAVAMFGPDAKSRLRPSYFPFTEPSAELDLWFPDKKGGPGWIEWGGCGMVNPNVLKSAGLDPDVYTGFAFGVGLERTLLLRHDINDMHDLVEGDKRFSEQFVMGE
- the pheT gene encoding phenylalanine--tRNA ligase subunit beta; the protein is MPMVDIDWLKDHVEVPEGLTYEQLAKDLVRVGLEEEEIHDSQVTGPIVVGYVVDATPEPQKNGKIINWCHVDVGDKYNEVDENGNKVPRGIICGAPNMAAGEKVVVTLPGAVLPGDFKIEPRKTYGHISNGMCASERELGLGDSHDGIILLREYGFSKAEYDALKPGDDAMSLLHLNKPLLEINITPDRGYAFSYRGVAREYHHSTGATYTDPVIELNNKADQVVSMSDGASKDIEVSIEDNNPIHGVVGCDRYYARVVRNFNPDSSSPNWMRRRLTRAGMRGISLAVDVTNYVMLDLGQPLHAYDLDKIEGPIVVRRAKAGERLTTLDGKDRELNVEDLLICDSPKGNHGSRVLGLAGVMGGMYGEVTSETKNILVEAAHFDPVSIARTARRHKLPTEASRRFERGVDTALQPAAAQMAVTMLSDFGSGEPSNTPTDVNNTVDRSVIVFKASEVERVSGLSIDLNRISDILTDIGCSVAGGGNGSFSVLPPTWRPDLNEPCDLVEEIARLVGYDEIPVKVPAVPVTGKTGLTQDQATRRAIAYELAEMGLIESLSYPFVGQEDFKAFREDVDSVAKVSVKIANPLAGDRPWLRRNVLTTLAGTVRRNIRRGLSDVSLYELGHVYFADPNAPAIPALPGSVRPTDAQLAALDAGLPEQPLHVAALLTGNAEETGWLGTHREVDWSDAVEAVNRLGKRIGVAFDVRQINSDDVPASWHPGRTAKVYIPVDGADDVEIGIVGELHPQVDENLGLPKHSAAFELDLSALFDAMQVKPVQAKPVSTFPPVKQDFAFVAPSSLTAHDLKEAIVKASGDLLESVELFDVYEGEQLGEGLRSLAYSVTFRAADRTLSSDDMEAVREAITKSAQKLHATLRV
- a CDS encoding arginine repressor, translated to MVESNRKSNNFSSDDALNHSYVNEDNNFDDAFDDNDDFGSIESAGKQRPTTKAARLNAIEQALLSEVITSQSQLAKVLARHGFEVTQATLSRDLDEINAVKIRLTDGRIAYVLGDGTGNRHAMDTVRIDQQVARTLSGLITEVGFANNIVVIHTPSGAAQYVASVIDRQPLKGILGSVAGDDTVLMVCVSNEEAEDRANWMLSVASR
- a CDS encoding argininosuccinate synthase; translated protein: MTSKKRIVLAYSGGLDTSVAIPYLKEQTGQDVVAVSLNVGQGGEALEVIKNRALACGAVESYVVDAREEFADNYCMLALKANAMYEDVYPLVSALSRPLITRHLVHAAHEFDADTIAHGCTGKGNDQVRFEVAIQSLNPDLKAISPIRDLSLTRDVEIAFANEHKLPITQSKKSPYSIDQNVWGRAIETGFLEDPWNAPTEECYSYTKNPLEATTPDEVTITFEKGIPVAIDGHSVTPLQAIEEMNKRAGAQGIGRIDIIEDRLVGIKSRELYEVPGAQALITAHQELENCCLEREQHRLKRALDKKWAEFVYDGQWFSPVVRSLNAFINETQEHVSGDIRMTLYAGKAVVTGRKSDESLYDFNLATYDSSDTFDQRASNGFIEIYGLSSKVAAARDMRVAKNN